GACCCGGCGGCGGTGAGCTACGCGCCCGAGACCATCCGGAAAATTGCCAGTACGGAAGTGCCGATCTTCGGCATCTGCCTGGGCCATCAGCTCCTCGGCCTCACGTTCGGCGGACGCACGGTCAAGATGCCCTATGGGCATCGCGGCGGAAATCAGCCGGTGAAAGACCTCGCCACGGGGCAGGTGCTCATCACCGCCCAGAACCACGGGTTTGCCGTGGCGGGCAGCCCGGAGGGCGTGGAAGGGGCACCGGAGCTGGCGGTGACCCATATCAATCTCAATGACGGGACCGTGGAAGGGCTGCGCCACCGCACCCTTCCGATCTTCGCCGTCCAGTACCATCCGGAAGCGGCGCCCGGCCCGCACGATGCGGTGCCGCTCTTCGATCAGTTCCTGTCGGCGTTGAGACAGCGTCGGGGTGAGAAGGCCCAAACGCTTGACTGATAAGCACTAAGGCCATACGTTCGCTGCGCGGGCACCGAGCCACTGCTTGGTGCTCGTCGCGTTTCCGCGCGCCTCAGCTCCGCACCCATCGCTCGCCCCATGACCAAAGCCGACCTCGTCGAGAACGTCACGGCACGCATTGCCAGAACGGCCGGACCGACGATCTCCAAGAAGGACTGCGCGCGCGTCGTCGACGCCTTCCTCGATGCCATCAAGGAAGCGATGCAGGAGCAGAAGAACATCGAGGTGCGTGGTTTCGGCACGTTCAAGATCCGCCAGCGCAAGACCCGCATGGCGCGCAATCCGCGCACGGGCTCTCCGGTGGAAGTCTCCGCGCGGCCGGTGCCCGTGTTCAAGCCCAGCAAGGAGCTGCGCGCGATGGTGGCCGGTATCGACGCCAACCTGCTCGAGGACGACGAGGACAGCGAGAGCTGAGGCGCGCACGGCACGTGCGCCGGCCCCGACCGTCTCCGATATCGTTTCCGTCGTTATTTCTCCGTTGTTTCCAGCGCCCCGCGGCTCAAGCCCGCGGGGCGCGCGTGTTTGGTGCTCGTGTCCGCTCCTTGCCCGCTTCACGCCGTCGGCCCGCCGGACGCTATCTTTCGCCCATGAGCATTCCCGTGTTGCTCTTCGCCTCGTATGCCGATGCGTTCGGTACCCGCGAACTGCTCGTGCCCCTCGGCGTGCCCTGCGCCGTGGACACGCTGGTGGCGGCGCTGCGCACCATGCCGGGCGGTGACCAGCTGCCGCCGCGGGTTCTGGTGGCGGTCAATCAGCAGTTGGCAGGCGCGGACACGTCGGTGCAGGCGGGCGACGAGGTAGCGCTCATTCCACCCGTGGCCGGGGGCTGAGCGGTGCCGTTGCTGCACGCCGCCATCGTCACCGCGCCCATCGACGTGGGTGCCCTGATCACTCGCACGCAGGACGACGGCGTGGGGGCCATCTCGGTGTTCCTGGGCACCGTGCGCGACTTCAACGATGGGCGACCGGTCACGGGCATCGAATACGAGGCCTACGAAGCCATG
The nucleotide sequence above comes from Gemmatimonas aurantiaca. Encoded proteins:
- a CDS encoding HU family DNA-binding protein is translated as MTKADLVENVTARIARTAGPTISKKDCARVVDAFLDAIKEAMQEQKNIEVRGFGTFKIRQRKTRMARNPRTGSPVEVSARPVPVFKPSKELRAMVAGIDANLLEDDEDSES
- a CDS encoding MoaD/ThiS family protein produces the protein MSIPVLLFASYADAFGTRELLVPLGVPCAVDTLVAALRTMPGGDQLPPRVLVAVNQQLAGADTSVQAGDEVALIPPVAGG